The Maylandia zebra isolate NMK-2024a linkage group LG7, Mzebra_GT3a, whole genome shotgun sequence genome contains a region encoding:
- the LOC143419558 gene encoding uncharacterized protein LOC143419558, translating into MAAVVPFVSCYASVQPLQLFGRGPRGGNYLSLLTNRGPRCAPRPRLACHAPKMTLRQICRMLKVMKQIRNREAAATASPTRKQGSASPAPASPGAKSEKKCVPSCLRRKRSIKRVS; encoded by the exons ATGGCTGCTGTCGTTCCT TTTGTGTCCTGCTATGCCAGCGTTCAGCCCCTGCAGCTATTCGGAAGGGGACCCAGAGGGGGCAACTATTTGTCGCTTCTCACAAATCGGGGTCCCCGCTGCGCCCCGCGTCCCCGCCTGGCATGCCACGCTCCTAAGATGACCCTGCGGCAGATCTGTCGCATGCTGAAGGTGATGAAGCAGATCAGGAACAGAGAAGCTGCTGCCACTGCATCTCCCACCAG GAAGCAGGGCTCTGCATCTCCGGCTCCAGCGTCTCCAGGCGCCAAGTCAGAGAAGAAATGTGTCCCCAGCTGTCTCAGGCGCAAGCGCAGCATAAAACGTGTGAGCTGA